In Periplaneta americana isolate PAMFEO1 chromosome 3, P.americana_PAMFEO1_priV1, whole genome shotgun sequence, the following are encoded in one genomic region:
- the LOC138696137 gene encoding putative polypeptide N-acetylgalactosaminyltransferase 10 isoform X2 has protein sequence MLPSSGLKRSHTLCAVLDYVRKRGENFILTWHKDIRPKGRTMCWDVSDVQNKAAVNLFPCHGMQGNQLWRYNPEQARALELRRP, from the exons atgctgccatctagtggctTGAAACGTTCACACACTCTGTGCGCCGTGCTGGATTACGTGAGGAAAAgaggagag AATTTCATACTGACATGGCACAAAGACATACGTCCCAAGGGCCGCACCATGTGTTGGGACGTGTCAGATGTACAGAACAAGGCTGCAGTGAACTTATTCCCCTGTCATGGCATGCAGGGAAATCAGCTGTGGCGATACAATCCG gagcaagcgcgcgctttagagctcaggagaccctga
- the LOC138696137 gene encoding putative polypeptide N-acetylgalactosaminyltransferase 10 isoform X1: MLPSSGLKRSHTLCAVLDYVRKRGENFILTWHKDIRPKGRTMCWDVSDVQNKAAVNLFPCHGMQGNQLWRYNPHRESNPGPLNSAC, from the exons atgctgccatctagtggctTGAAACGTTCACACACTCTGTGCGCCGTGCTGGATTACGTGAGGAAAAgaggagag AATTTCATACTGACATGGCACAAAGACATACGTCCCAAGGGCCGCACCATGTGTTGGGACGTGTCAGATGTACAGAACAAGGCTGCAGTGAACTTATTCCCCTGTCATGGCATGCAGGGAAATCAGCTGTGGCGATACAATCCG caccgggaatcgaacccaggacctctcaactctgcgtgctga
- the LOC138696137 gene encoding putative polypeptide N-acetylgalactosaminyltransferase 10 isoform X3, with amino-acid sequence MLPSSGLKRSHTLCAVLDYVRKRGENFILTWHKDIRPKGRTMCWDVSDVQNKAAVNLFPCHGMQGNQLWRYNPRWTEICS; translated from the exons atgctgccatctagtggctTGAAACGTTCACACACTCTGTGCGCCGTGCTGGATTACGTGAGGAAAAgaggagag AATTTCATACTGACATGGCACAAAGACATACGTCCCAAGGGCCGCACCATGTGTTGGGACGTGTCAGATGTACAGAACAAGGCTGCAGTGAACTTATTCCCCTGTCATGGCATGCAGGGAAATCAGCTGTGGCGATACAATCCG agatggactgaaatttgcagctaa